In Calliopsis andreniformis isolate RMS-2024a chromosome 6, iyCalAndr_principal, whole genome shotgun sequence, the genomic window TCCATTTCCGTGGTGCGATGTCCAGCCGTTCCAGATGGCTGAACTAACTCTAACGCTCGTGTAGGGAGAGAACGTTCACGCGATTCGCGTCGTTCCCTCTGTTGTGTCGCTTCGAAACGCACCTTCGTTTTCCGCCCTTCCCGCTATTGACGAGAGGGACGAAGGGCCGAAGAAGCAAGGACCCATTTCGACTTTCCATGGCCTTGCGCGGAATCAACGGATGAACTAGCCGCGAGGCGAAATCAACCGTCGCGGAATCGCGCGACGTGACCAACAGGACAATGAGCCATATCAATCCTTTATTTTTCTTCTCCCGCCCCCTCCGTCACCCTTGTCCACCTCGACGGGAGGACGAATTCGTTCCGTTCGAACGATCGAATCGCCTCGAAAACGATCGGCTATTCAAACGGCTCTCAACAGCGAGTCGgcgaaaaaaggaaaaaggggAGCGCAACGGGGCCAATGACGGAGAAGTGGGTAGTCGGGGGATGGAAAAATAAAATGGCGAGAAATAAAAATAGCGAAGGAAAAAGCGAGAGCGTAGGGGATCGGTGAACGCATCGACAAGGAATTCCCTTGACACCGCAAAAGCTTCGAGCTGCCGGGTCGAAAGTAGATCGACGAGTCCGGCCCGTGTAATCTTTATCGATACAAGGCACGATTTTCCCCCAGCCGCTTCGTTTCGTTCCGTTTCGAACCTTCCCTCGTCTCGTTCTCATCGTTTGTTCTCCATCGGTCACTTCTCGCCCCCTTCCCCCTTCTCCCTCTCTCATCCTCACTCTTTCTACCCCCAGCCGTCTACCCTTTGGCGAACAGTTTAATCGTATTTCACGGCAGATCACCTCGCAATTCTTTTTGCCGTTTTTTTTTTTCACCAAACCAATTCGATGGCTGTTATCGTCGGGGACAGGCACACACGGTCGGGCGCGAGAACGCACCGAATCGTCGACCGCCCATTAAATCCGTCGCGGTTTTATCGAAATTTCTTTTCCTCTGTTGTCTGCGCCTCTTCCACCGTTTCGACGGAAGAACAATGGTCTATCTCTGTAGATTAAAGGAAAAGaataaaaagagaaaagaaaggCAGAATTAGTTTCCGTTTAACAGGCTGGAAGATCTGTCGTCGAAAGGTTAAGTATCGGGAGGGGGCCGAATCGCGAACAGCGAAACGCATCGGTAGCTGGCCAAAGAAAGTGCAACGGTGCAAAGAAAGGTCGGCGAGAGCGAAGGGGAGAAAAGTGCAACCTGCACGGCGCACACTCACGCACGTCTCAGGTTCCCCTACCCGGGCATCGGACTGCTGCACCAAGAGGTGTTTGGAGACGGAGAACTGCCGGTATATATCATCACGTCGTCGCCCGCCACACACACTTTCGTATTTATCGAGAGAAGAAGGGGAGGAAAGGCCACGGACACGTACCTTCGGGCCAGTGCGTTTCGAGATTTCGTGGTGAGAGGACACCGAGCAACCGATTTCCCGCTCTCTCTACGCGACGTTTAACTCTGCGCGAACCATTCTCGCTCGCAGCTCGCTCTTCACCTTTTCCCTTTTTTCTTCACCGCCCCGACATTTCCCACGGTCATTCGCCCGAGGAGCAGAACGATTCCGCGCACGAAGAACCCTCGACATGGCTCCAACGATCAAGGTGAGTGACGAACGTGCAACAGGTAGATACACACGCACGCTATGTACACGTACGCGGGGTGATTTAAAGTTTCGGAGTATCCGGAGGGGTGTCTCTCCGTCTTGCCGCCCTCTTCCCTTGTCCCCGTGTGACTGGGACCAATTTGCCGTTCTCCTGCGCGACCAGGGAATTCGATACCGTGGTCGAACGCGGTGAATACATAGAAAACCAGCCAGAGAATCGGTGTTCCTTGTAGCACCGTCTCTCGGGCACATTTTCGTAAAGAGATTTCGGGTTAGCTACGATGGCAATTCACGCCTCAAATCTAATTTCATCTCTAGATAATGTAAAGGTACCTCGAAACTCCGTGTATTatacttgacttcttagggaaaTTTACCAAAGTTGACTACTTGTTTCTTACTGCACACTGGGTATTTTACCGAGGTAAGGGAAACTTTTTCGCTTTCTCAGTTTCTAATTCAAAATCCCCAGAATTTCTATTCCGAACGACAGGTGTTGAAGGGCTAAAAAGGATCTAGCGAATATATTCAAAAGCGACATGCTTGGTGCCTATTCGAATAGCTATAGAAATTTTGCTCAACCTGAACAATTTCCAGCGGCACGATCGAAAGCGTCATAACATTGTCGTATCGCGATAGAACGTTTATAGAGCGTAACAGTCCGGATTAAGTTGCGCGCTTCCTAAAGCGGTGAACATTCTCGGAGAAAAGCTGGCACTCGAGCGGTGTCGAAGCGAGGCGCTTCTTTCCGCGTTCGCGGTGGTTGGCGACGCGTTCGACGCGCTGCTGGATAATCCCCGCGATATTGAAGAGCCAATAAACGAGAACAGGCAACGAATTCGCAGTCGTCCCGTCGAAAAGAGGATATCGGCTGGCGATATTCCGCGCCAGACAAGTAACCGCTTTCCCAACGAAATTCTATGCGTTTTTCAGCCGACTGCAGCGTGTTTATTTTCCTGTCGCGGAAACAGAGAATCGCGAGGAGGAAGAAACGAATCGATTCTTCGTATTTTCTTGTTCGTCAGCCTTCTAGAAAAAGTTATTAAATTCCGTGGCACGTAGCTCGGTTCCACTCGAACGATCGAAATACAGCCTTTATCGACGGCGTCGCAACGTCATAACTCATGCGTGTTGTAATCGTTCGCTTACATATACGGCACGCAAACGGTCGCTGCGTAGAATAACAAATCGATCGGAACGATTTCTTCGTCTATGAGCAGGGTAGACGTGGAAGTTCTTGGAATTAAAAAGTGCAACGTTTCGTAACAACACACACCACCGAACAAATCACTACAGTCGAACCTTGATTATTTCCTCAGCGATGGCTTCCATATTTTATACAGATTCCCATTTCTTGACTCCACTTGGGAAAATTCCTCTAAACAATTCTTCACTGATTATTTATTCAGAAAACACAAGCTTTTTAACGATGCTTTGTCACCTGGCAAAAGCGCAATCCTTTCCAAGCAAAAATACGCCAGCGTTGAGAGATTAACCGAACCTCGGTTATCGGCAATTTCTGTTCTACTGCACCTACTCGTAATCACAGGGTCCTCTGATCGCTCGAAGTCGTCATCCATTTCTGGCGTCGACGATATCGAAACACGATTCACCAACCTATGTAATTATTGTCCGTCGGTTGCGAGTCGATAACTAGACGAttgtaaattaatttaataacTGCGAACAGCGCGGCGGCTGGGCCGGCTGTACGCgaacaataaattattatttatcgTGTTGGGGTGTAGTGGGTCGCTTGGGTCGGCCGGCCGATAACTATAACGGAACATTACGGCTGAAATGGCACGAGTTTTCCGCGTATCCCGTTTAACTGGTAAATTATCATTCATAGACTCTGACGTAAATTAACGGGGCACGCGTAGCTCCGACGGGGGAGTATATGGTCGAGAGAGGAACCGTCAGCGTCTCACTCGGACGTAATAATCCAGgacgttatggttactatcgtaACAGCCAACGTGACAGCAATAAAATCTATATCACGCCCATTTGCCATTCAACCCGACCAATAATTCTTATAATCCACGTCGATTTGCGGAAGTAAGCGGTTTGCGTGCACGTAACCGAGCTCGCAACCAATCCACAAATCATTCTGGAGCGGCTGTATACAGCGCTATGGTGATTTACAGAACGACGCGATTATTAGCACCCCTCGGGGAAAATCGAATCCTCGCGAAAGTAAAGCTGACGAGGAACGAGATCGTCCCGCGCGCGGATTGGACAGTTTTCGAGGGAAGCCGCGACTTATTCGACTTTCAAAGTTCAAGAGTCGAAGGAAAATGTCACGAGCCCTTCAGCTCTGTGGAAAATCGAAACAACTCGATAGTTAGGGATGATACTACAGAATCGAGAGGTCGAGCGGGGAAGCTAAAATTCAACTTGGAAATATCAGTCACAGAGCAACGGGGGAAAGGATGAAAAAGTAGAAGATCGGTATCGCGTGCATACTGTTCTACCGACGTTCCGCGAAAGTATGCTCATTCGTCAAGCAGCTGCGGTTTAATTCAACCTATTTCCTGTGCAAAGTCCACTACTGGCCATGTAGCTCCATAGCTTTTGAACGACGAACAAGCAATCGGTCTGCTCGGGGGCGAAGTCGAGGTCGCTGTGAAAAAGCATCGGGCGTACGTGATGTACGACAAAGGCTCGGCGCAATAGATGCTTCCAACGCGGAGATTTAAAAGATGCTCGGTCAGTGACGAGGCCAATTTACGTTGCTCTGGGAACCAGGTAATTCTTCAAACTTCGTTTCGTTTTGTCGCGGCGCTATTCCCACAACGCCACCCTGTGAAACAATTTCCTCCTTTTCCTTGGCGCGAAAGTACGCTCGAGTTTCCAGCTCGCGACACGAATTCCAAAGCGAGCCGCGTTAGCCGCTGCAGGAAAATACGTTTAGGATCTCTACTTGACGCTTTCGCTGCCCCTTTGTTTCGATTGCCCCTTTGCCTGGGCGACGGGAGCTTGCACAGTCGTGCGTTCTTGAAGAAATGCGTCGGCAAAGGAAAAAGGCCGAGGGAGGGTAATTCAAAAGGAAGCCCTTAGTTAGTCGGCGTACATAGCGCAGGTAACTGCAAGGAAACATGGAACGGAAGCGTGTCGAAGCGGCGTGGCGTGCCGCCGGCTCGGGCCATGAGAGGCAAACAAACGGAGGTTGTAGGGACGCGCATGCCATCGTTACTCACGGTGGTTGTTGCTTGTTTAGCTATGTTAGCTTTGCCCTGCTTCCTCTGGCTCTGCGTTTAGCCGCTGTCTAATGCTGGTTCCTCCTTATCCCCTTTTCCTCTTACGCCACGCACTCGAGCGTTGCGACCTTTACCTTTGGACGCTACAATTGCCGATTCGGCCATTGTCCTTCTCGTCTACCTGTTAACTGTGCCCCTCTTGCGTTCGTATCTAATTTTCTCGCCAACGTTGGAAACTTCGGGTCTCGATTTCGACGGAGTTCGTTTGAGCAGCTACTAACACGGTTAAGTGGAAGGAATATGTATAGGTGCATCTAATTTACTTTGCTTGCGCGCGCTCCGTCGAGCATTTGAAATTTTCGAAGCGACTGAAGAAACGCTGGAGGGGCTCCGAGCCATGTGTATAAATTTAGGGCTTTCAATTTGCGACGCGTCTTATCGTGCCGGATAAGCGTCGTTGACGACCGTTCATCCCAGGCTTTTGTTAACTGCTTGATGCGTGGTAGATGCTCGGTCCCTTTAACATGAATATCTATTTACATAAAGCGAGTTGTTTTGTCGGGACATACGGTCCTGAATAATATCTTGTTGCTACTATATTGTCTTGATGCTGCTACGCTATTGTGCTCTTGATTACCTCGTGGTTTACTGCTGTCCCAATATTTGTGCTCCCTTTTCTTAGATATCAATAGAAATCAAGGTTCTCTCCATTTACACTGTCTCGAACGATGTTTCAGCTTCTGTTTGTCGCTTGTACTCTGCTGGTCTGCGCGACTGCGGCAGAGACGGAAAAAGGAGAAGCCGGAAGATCCCGGGTCTCTGACGAACAACTGAACGCGGCCCTGagcgatcagcgctacctgagACGACAGCTTAAGTGCGCCCTAGGACAGGCTCCCTGCGACCCCGTTGGAAGACGTTTAAAAGGTACGTGCGCCATGTTGTAATTCCGCTGGGATATAACGCGCGATCCgtgcacaagattaaaataacgTACACGTTCTTTGTGAGCGAAGGCTGTTGACATTTGCAATTACCCGCGCCTCGGCTTGCGCGTTAGTCTCGTTCGTTGGTACGTTCAAACGtagttctgattattattttcgAGAAATTATAAGAAAACAAAGTCGAAGAAAGGAAAGTAGTTGGAAAGCGTAACGCAGAGAGGGAGAGGGGGGGGACGAGCAGCTATTCTGTTCGATTCAAAGGATAAACTGATCTCCGGCAGAGTTAACCCCATTTTGTGGGAAACTCCGAGGGAGGTCGGAATGGCGAGTCATCGAATTGCTTAGATCGGATTTATACCCGTATTTCGAGGGGCGCGTGTTTCCTTCGAAGACTTTGCCGATAAATTTCTATAAAGTTACCGGCAGAATTCGATTTAACCCGGTCGTTGTTATCCAGGTTTAGCACCGCTGGTTTTGAGAGGCTCCTGCCCGCAATGTAGCCCCGAGGAAACACGACAGATCAAGAAGGTCCTTTCACACATTCAGCGGACCTATCCGAAGGAATGGTCGAGGATAGTGCAGCAGTATGCCGGTGTTGTGTGAGGTGGCAGATAATGGGGGCAGCTGAGAGGAAAACGACGGTGTTGGATGCGCGTCGATAAAAAGGGAGGAGCTGCTGACATGGAGAATAAGGACGATCAAGGCTAATCCACTTAGAACAGCTGCTCGGTCGATCGTGTGTTTGCCACCGTCGTTGCTCGTTAACATCCAGAGGTTCTACATATTTTCTACCTACGTTCCAAGTGGGGTGTCGAGGGGAAGTCTCTCATTCACCCCCGCAACGCGTTATACCGAAGAAACCAGTGACCTTTTTTATCATCTACACTTTTACCCCCGTCCAGTATTGTTAATCACTGCGTGCAgtattttatatgatgtaataatATATACAGAGTAATAAAGTTTGTTATCCTATACATGATACAGAATCGAAAGTCCCTTCCGCGATTATATCaaataaatgtcccagtacttggacactaacgctaattttatttcattttaagctgAAATTCTAATGTACGTAATAAAAAAGCAAAAAATAGTACGTTCAGCTACTAGAGCGTTATTAAAGGTTGTCTTCCATACTGGGACATTTCACATCCTAAGTGCCCACGTATTGGGATTTTCAAGAGTAAGGACCCGTTCTGATCGAATCTTACTCACGAAACGAGGAACTTGAAATCCAAAATAAAGGGAATTGGAGGAATAAGCAGGGGAAACGATCGTCTGCGACTGTGACGTCAGAAGCGAGGACAGTAATAACGGCGGATGCAAGTAGAGGGAAAGTAATAAGCCGGattcatattttatattttattcccgCGTCTCGGCTGGTTTCAATTTCCCTGTATTACAATAGACAGCTTTGGTCCCGTAAACTATGCGAGAAACTTTATGCCAGCGTATCGTTTTATAGCGACTGAATTCTCCTAGTGATGACGGTTCCGCGAATATTTCTCTATACCTCTGCTTCCTGTTTACTCGCCTAGACGTGTCACGATACTAGGAGTTTCGCTTTCTACGAGCTTGTTACGCAACGATTGCGCCGCGCGTTTTTCCCCATGCGACACGTGGCTCGCATACGACATCAAGAACACTTCAGCGATTCGAGTCGCCATCGCGAAACGCAACTAGTTGCTGGAGGGCAGACCTTTGAGTCCACTAGCTTCTGATCAGCCACGCTAAAGGAACCTGTTTCACAGACGTCATTTTTTTCGAAAGGCAGCGTTTTCCACAGAGCTTTGAGTATTATCAACTGTAAATCGTAAGCTGATAGAAACGTCAAAGCGTGTCACCATTAGCATGGTTGGCTCTGTCAACGATTAATAACGATCAACAAGTTGCTAATTATTTGGAGTATAATTAACAATATATTCTAGAACCAACTATCCATAGGATCTCGTACCTGTGCTGCATTTCCATCCTCGTCGCTATCCCTTCGTGCAAACTCTTTCCGTCGCGTTTATTCCGCTTCGTTTATATTTAATTTCGTCGCTGTCGATATTCCAAGCCGAAATCAATTACACCGCATTCCAATGGCGATTGAATTCCCATAGAAACGAGGAATGCCGAGAGTTTTCTCGCGTTTGTGATCTCGCTTTGACATCGACCACGTTTCGGCTTCGTCCTTGGGCGCTCGTTCAAGGTTCCGATTCGAATCGCGATCGATTCGCCAGTCGAACCGCGCGATCGAGGGATTTGGGTCAGTCAGTGTCTCGATGGAAGTAGAAAGTGACTTTCGTAAAAGAGATGGTCCAACTCGCGAGTTGAACTAGACAGACTCAGCGATCCGTGACAGGAGATTGCTTAATTGGACAGTGATGGACCGCAGCGTTTCACTTCTTCAAGTGAAACTGAAATACACTTCGATAAACGAGAGGAGAACGAAGTAGTTACGAAGCGCTgggaaattgttgtattttcttttgacATCGGGAAGTTTATTCTCGGGTTAATACCGCCAATGATTGCCACAAGTACTTTAATTCCTTTCGTAGGAaacattgagtgctgtggaaatGAGATTTCCTGTTTATCCTGTATTTATTGATTCGACACGATTGTATAATTATGAGGATTATTTAAACAGGTAGAAAATGAATTCGGATGTATCAGACTCGCACAATGAAAATTCTTCACGAGCGTTTGTTTCCTCGATTAACATGAAATGATGTACTTTCAACATGAAAATACAAATATTGAACCTCATATCAGGGATCCGTCTGTTGATGTTGGTTTCTAGCTAAGTTCCTAGACGACACTCGCATGGATCACAAACCGTACATTTACGTGTTTCTCCATGAAATTATTACCCATTCTCTGACCCACTTCGTTTACATGTAACCAGCCAAGCGGATCCGCGAAGGAACGATCAAAGCGCCAGCAAAAGTTCCCTAGCGAGTATTTTTATACGCAAAACCGTCGTATTTCTCGGCAAAAAAAAGTACAGAGTACTCCATGCCATATATTCAAAAGATTATCATAAACGAGATTACAGTAGATAATATAGAAGCTCTTGGC contains:
- the Csp2 gene encoding chemosensory protein 2 isoform X2, yielding MAPTIKLLFVACTLLVCATAAETEKGEAGRSRVSDEQLNAALSDQRYLRRQLKCALGQAPCDPVGRRLKGLAPLVLRGSCPQCSPEETRQIKKVLSHIQRTYPKEWSRIVQQYAGVV
- the Csp2 gene encoding chemosensory protein 2 isoform X1, giving the protein MLPTRRFKRCSVSDEANLRCSGNQLLFVACTLLVCATAAETEKGEAGRSRVSDEQLNAALSDQRYLRRQLKCALGQAPCDPVGRRLKGLAPLVLRGSCPQCSPEETRQIKKVLSHIQRTYPKEWSRIVQQYAGVV